The Flavobacterium jumunjinense genome includes a region encoding these proteins:
- a CDS encoding transcriptional regulator, with protein sequence MNYIKHLTGFFEKVSTDYDLNPTHISLYMAIFQLWNQNRFQNPISISRDELMRISKIASTATYHKCIKELQEREYIEYNPSFNPFKGSTLNVLNLDFYTKPIAKKDIKKIKNKAKTQLEFNLVNEQVDKQVNEQAVNKYQTSAKHVPYINNTNSINIANEQIQKNKRKEIKNKEDTEQKEIQKKRYEKKNKIEQSIPPDKNEVIAYFKEKNTPTIEAEKFYNHFESNGWLVGGKTKMKDWKAAIRNWILNSQNFSKQATQSFSGTNKPQPQHLQTSIHKNYGEPL encoded by the coding sequence ATGAACTACATCAAACACCTAACAGGATTTTTTGAAAAAGTAAGTACCGATTACGACCTCAACCCAACACACATAAGTCTATACATGGCTATTTTTCAATTATGGAATCAAAACCGTTTCCAAAATCCAATTTCTATTTCAAGAGATGAATTAATGAGAATAAGTAAAATTGCATCAACAGCAACATATCATAAATGCATTAAAGAATTACAGGAAAGAGAATACATTGAATATAACCCATCTTTCAACCCATTTAAAGGTTCAACATTGAATGTTTTAAATCTTGATTTTTATACAAAACCAATTGCAAAAAAAGATATTAAAAAAATCAAAAATAAAGCAAAAACCCAGTTAGAATTCAATCTAGTTAACGAACAAGTTGATAAACAGGTTAATGAACAAGCAGTAAACAAGTATCAAACAAGTGCTAAACATGTACCTTATATAAACAATACAAACAGTATAAACATTGCAAACGAGCAAATTCAAAAAAATAAAAGAAAAGAAATCAAAAATAAAGAAGATACAGAACAAAAAGAAATTCAAAAAAAGCGATACGAAAAAAAGAACAAAATAGAGCAATCAATTCCTCCAGATAAAAATGAGGTGATTGCTTATTTCAAAGAAAAAAATACTCCAACCATTGAAGCAGAAAAATTTTACAATCATTTTGAAAGTAATGGCTGGCTAGTCGGTGGTAAAACAAAAATGAAAGATTGGAAAGCAGCCATACGCAATTGGATTTTAAATAGTCAAAACTTTAGTAAACAAGCAACACAAAGCTTCTCAGGAACAAACAAACCTCAACCGCAACATTTACAAACTTCAATACATAAAAATTATGGAGAGCCACTTTAA
- a CDS encoding helix-turn-helix domain-containing protein, whose amino-acid sequence MNLHPKKLFPEIDNIELLNHQVVTKKDLLNFGNALLSEIRNNTNQAEKPAQWLKSVEVRKLLKISPGTLQNLRVNGTLNYKRIGGIIYYKYNDIEKMLNQ is encoded by the coding sequence ATGAATTTACATCCTAAAAAACTTTTCCCAGAAATCGACAACATCGAATTATTAAACCATCAAGTGGTAACCAAAAAGGACCTATTAAATTTTGGTAATGCACTCCTAAGCGAAATCAGAAACAACACAAACCAAGCAGAAAAACCTGCACAGTGGCTAAAGTCTGTGGAGGTAAGAAAACTGCTGAAAATTTCCCCAGGTACTTTACAAAATCTTCGAGTAAACGGCACACTAAATTATAAACGTATTGGAGGTATTATCTACTACAAATACAATGACATAGAAAAGATGCTAAATCAATAA
- a CDS encoding RteC domain-containing protein, whose amino-acid sequence MNTFCNIFINEFEFEYQKIKITYTNIIKKCYAVIEFIEKKLEDLFLRIRKHKFDEISDEIYFFKVIKPTIVAKLIYYKTILNIEIDLPNSKKNKIRAYEKAINNIYRYSKENKTFYTYYRSRATYNDALYFVRSKKKVIFKQDCNCINLDSKLSTSHDYIMAKMIANDMLTEYLENRIEELEKNYSTILPNNTVLNWSGSKVDLVELVYSLHHSKAFNNGNSDIKEIAAYFSKMFNIEIEDSIYRSYLDIKSRKIDRTKFLKQLSDTLNHKINEEEK is encoded by the coding sequence ATGAATACCTTTTGTAATATATTTATTAATGAATTTGAATTTGAGTATCAAAAAATTAAAATAACTTACACAAACATAATCAAAAAGTGTTATGCTGTTATAGAATTTATAGAGAAAAAATTAGAAGATTTATTTTTAAGAATTAGAAAACATAAGTTTGATGAAATAAGTGATGAAATTTATTTTTTTAAAGTTATAAAACCAACTATTGTTGCTAAACTCATCTATTATAAAACAATACTAAATATAGAGATAGACTTACCTAACTCTAAAAAAAACAAAATTAGAGCTTATGAAAAAGCTATAAATAATATCTATAGATATTCAAAAGAGAATAAAACATTTTACACATACTATAGATCTAGAGCAACTTATAATGATGCGCTTTATTTTGTAAGATCAAAAAAGAAAGTAATATTTAAACAAGATTGCAATTGTATTAATTTAGATTCTAAATTATCTACATCTCATGACTACATTATGGCGAAAATGATTGCAAACGATATGCTTACTGAATATTTAGAAAACAGAATTGAAGAATTAGAAAAAAACTACTCCACAATTCTTCCTAATAATACCGTTTTAAACTGGTCTGGTTCAAAAGTAGACTTAGTAGAATTGGTGTATTCATTACATCACTCAAAAGCATTTAATAATGGTAATTCAGATATCAAAGAAATAGCTGCATACTTCAGTAAAATGTTTAATATAGAAATTGAAGATTCAATTTATAGAAGTTATCTCGATATTAAATCAAGGAAAATTGACAGAACCAAATTTCTCAAACAGCTATCAGACACACTGAACCATAAAATAAATGAAGAAGAAAAGTAA
- a CDS encoding site-specific integrase: protein MNATINVIFYLKRVKTNAKGLTPIFLRITIDGKRLDKSIGKFIDASRWNSESSKMKGTNEESRLLNNHLELLRINVFEIEKSMLKRDMSLTFENFKNEYLGIKEKERMLIPIFKEHNRKIKELVGIEYASGTLERYETSLKHTKDFLLWKYNITDVNIEKIDHSFVTEYEFYLRSERKCANNTAVKYIKNFHKIINICLANGWLNKDPFANYKAKVKEVVREFLTEEEIEIICNKEFVSERLKLVRDIFIFSCFTGLAYIDVKQLTNDNISIGIDGDKWIFKNRQKTETISKIPLLPTAQQIIEKYKNHPASVNEKRVLPILSNQKMNAYLKEIADVCGISKELTFHIARHTFATSVTLSNGVPLETVSKMLGHTNLKTTQHYAKILDKKISEDMMVLKSKFAIKNNENKVSSL, encoded by the coding sequence ATGAATGCAACAATTAATGTTATTTTCTATCTCAAGAGAGTAAAAACCAATGCGAAAGGCTTAACACCTATTTTTCTTAGAATTACAATAGATGGTAAAAGATTAGATAAAAGTATTGGTAAATTTATAGATGCTAGTAGATGGAATTCAGAAAGTAGTAAAATGAAAGGCACTAATGAAGAAAGCCGTTTGTTAAATAATCATCTTGAATTATTAAGAATAAATGTTTTTGAAATTGAAAAATCAATGTTGAAAAGAGACATGTCTTTGACATTTGAAAATTTCAAAAATGAGTATTTAGGTATTAAAGAAAAAGAACGAATGTTGATTCCTATTTTTAAAGAGCATAATCGTAAGATAAAAGAGTTAGTTGGTATTGAGTATGCTTCTGGAACTTTAGAACGATATGAGACGTCATTAAAGCATACTAAAGATTTTCTTTTATGGAAGTATAATATTACAGATGTTAATATTGAAAAGATAGATCATTCATTTGTGACAGAGTATGAGTTTTATTTAAGAAGTGAACGTAAATGCGCAAATAATACTGCGGTTAAATACATTAAAAACTTTCATAAAATCATCAACATATGCTTAGCTAATGGATGGTTAAACAAAGATCCTTTTGCTAACTACAAAGCAAAAGTAAAAGAAGTCGTTAGAGAGTTTTTGACAGAAGAGGAAATAGAAATAATATGCAATAAAGAATTTGTGTCAGAAAGATTAAAACTAGTAAGAGACATTTTTATATTTAGCTGTTTTACAGGATTGGCTTATATTGATGTAAAACAATTAACTAATGATAATATTAGTATTGGTATAGATGGAGATAAATGGATTTTTAAAAACCGACAAAAAACAGAAACTATCTCAAAAATTCCATTATTACCAACCGCTCAACAGATTATCGAAAAATACAAAAATCATCCAGCTTCTGTTAATGAAAAAAGAGTGTTGCCAATCCTTTCTAATCAAAAAATGAATGCCTATCTTAAAGAAATTGCAGATGTTTGTGGTATAAGTAAAGAACTAACTTTCCATATTGCCAGACATACATTTGCTACTTCGGTAACACTTTCAAATGGAGTTCCTTTGGAAACAGTAAGTAAGATGCTTGGACATACAAATTTGAAAACAACGCAGCATTATGCAAAGATTCTAGATAAAAAAATAAGTGAGGATATGATGGTGTTAAAATCAAAATTTGCTATCAAAAACAATGAAAATAAAGTTTCAAGCTTGTAA
- a CDS encoding sodium-translocating pyrophosphatase yields the protein MNSIMIYLPIAMALVGLLFMWYKRAWVLKQDAGDGKMKEISDYIYEGALAFLKAEYRLLTFFVIGASIVLAGISFLVPTTHILIVVAFVFGAIFSALAGNMGMKIATKTNVRTTQAARTSLPQALKVSFGGGTVMGLGVAGLAVLGLTGFFIFFFHYFMGGDWANGGTDKMTIVLETLAGFSLGAESIALFARVGGGIYTKAADVGADLVGKVEAGIPEDDPRNPATIADNVGDNVGDVAGMGADLFGSYVATVLAAMVLGNYVIKDMDGKIDDVFGGIGPILLPMAIAGFGIIFSIIGTLLVKIKDNEAKEKLVQGALNIGNWVSIVLTLVSCYFLVQYMLPETMKMSFFGEGIKDISSMRVFYATIVGLVVGGVISSITEYYTGLGTKPVLAIVQKSSTGAGTNVIAGLATGMISTFPTVLIFAAAIWASYALAGFYGVALAASAMMATTAMQLAIDAFGPIADNAGGIAEMSEQDPIVRERTDILDSVGNTTAATGKGFAIASAALTSLALFAAYVTFTGIDGINIFKAPVLAMLFVGGMVPVVFSALAMNSVGKAAMDMVYEVRRQFKEIPGIMEGTGKPDYAKCVDISTKAALREMMLPGMLTIGFPLLIAFVPLLFGMEKLAIAEMLGGYMAGVTVSGVLWAIFQNNAGGAWDNAKKSFEAGVEINGEMTFKGSDAHKAAVTGDTVGDPFKDTSGPSMNILIKLTCLIGLVVAPILGGHSAATTSGSCCHKHGELVECHSKSISECEKKGCVNPNCAILQGGEVAHVHGPNCNHTIEKKIIDIKIDKQKGDDGLVKALVVVKSNIDGKEVVEEKVFEGSELEVDAKIAALKE from the coding sequence ATGAATTCAATAATGATTTATTTGCCAATTGCAATGGCGCTGGTTGGGCTTCTTTTTATGTGGTATAAAAGAGCTTGGGTTTTAAAACAAGATGCAGGTGACGGAAAGATGAAAGAAATTTCAGATTACATTTATGAAGGAGCATTAGCGTTCTTAAAAGCAGAATACAGATTGTTAACATTTTTCGTAATAGGAGCAAGTATCGTGCTTGCAGGGATTTCATTTTTAGTGCCTACTACACACATATTAATTGTAGTTGCATTTGTTTTTGGTGCTATTTTTTCTGCATTAGCGGGAAATATGGGGATGAAAATTGCGACTAAGACAAACGTAAGAACTACACAAGCAGCTCGTACGAGTTTGCCACAAGCATTAAAAGTTTCTTTTGGTGGTGGTACAGTTATGGGACTTGGGGTTGCTGGTTTAGCAGTTTTGGGTTTAACAGGTTTCTTTATTTTCTTTTTCCATTATTTTATGGGTGGTGATTGGGCAAATGGAGGAACTGATAAAATGACCATTGTTTTGGAAACATTAGCAGGTTTTTCTCTTGGAGCTGAATCAATTGCTTTGTTTGCACGTGTAGGTGGAGGTATTTATACTAAAGCGGCTGATGTTGGTGCAGATTTAGTTGGTAAAGTTGAAGCAGGTATTCCAGAAGATGACCCTCGTAATCCAGCTACAATTGCTGATAATGTAGGGGATAATGTTGGAGATGTTGCAGGTATGGGCGCTGATTTATTTGGTTCTTATGTGGCAACAGTTTTAGCAGCTATGGTTCTTGGTAACTACGTGATAAAAGATATGGATGGAAAGATTGATGACGTTTTTGGCGGAATTGGTCCTATTTTGTTGCCTATGGCTATTGCTGGTTTTGGAATTATATTCTCTATTATCGGTACATTGCTAGTGAAGATTAAAGATAATGAAGCAAAAGAAAAACTAGTTCAAGGTGCTTTAAATATTGGAAACTGGGTTTCTATTGTTTTAACACTTGTTTCATGTTATTTCTTAGTGCAATATATGTTACCAGAAACAATGAAAATGAGTTTCTTTGGAGAGGGGATTAAAGACATATCTTCAATGAGAGTGTTTTATGCTACTATTGTTGGGTTAGTTGTTGGAGGAGTTATTTCTTCAATTACAGAATACTATACAGGATTAGGTACAAAACCAGTATTGGCAATTGTACAAAAATCATCAACAGGAGCGGGTACAAACGTAATTGCAGGTTTAGCAACTGGAATGATTTCTACATTTCCAACTGTATTAATATTTGCCGCAGCAATATGGGCTTCATATGCTTTAGCTGGTTTTTATGGTGTGGCTTTAGCTGCTTCAGCAATGATGGCAACAACGGCTATGCAATTAGCGATTGATGCATTCGGACCAATTGCAGATAATGCAGGTGGAATAGCTGAAATGAGTGAACAAGATCCAATTGTTAGAGAACGTACAGATATTTTAGATTCAGTTGGAAATACAACAGCTGCAACAGGTAAAGGTTTTGCAATTGCTTCGGCTGCATTAACTTCTTTAGCGTTGTTTGCTGCCTATGTTACTTTTACAGGAATTGATGGGATTAATATCTTTAAAGCGCCCGTTTTAGCGATGTTATTTGTCGGAGGAATGGTACCTGTAGTCTTTTCTGCGTTAGCAATGAATTCTGTTGGTAAAGCAGCAATGGATATGGTATATGAAGTGCGTCGTCAATTCAAAGAAATTCCAGGGATCATGGAAGGTACTGGGAAGCCAGATTATGCTAAATGTGTTGATATTTCAACTAAAGCAGCCTTAAGAGAAATGATGTTGCCAGGTATGTTAACAATTGGTTTTCCTTTGCTAATTGCTTTTGTTCCATTGTTATTTGGAATGGAGAAATTAGCAATTGCAGAAATGCTAGGTGGTTATATGGCGGGTGTTACTGTTAGTGGTGTGCTTTGGGCAATTTTCCAGAATAATGCTGGTGGAGCTTGGGATAATGCGAAAAAATCTTTTGAAGCTGGTGTTGAAATTAATGGAGAGATGACTTTTAAAGGTTCAGATGCACATAAAGCTGCCGTTACTGGAGATACTGTCGGAGATCCTTTTAAAGATACTTCTGGGCCTTCAATGAATATATTAATTAAACTTACATGTTTAATAGGTTTAGTTGTGGCTCCAATATTAGGTGGTCATTCTGCGGCAACAACATCGGGTTCTTGTTGTCATAAGCATGGAGAATTGGTTGAATGTCATTCGAAAAGTATTTCTGAGTGTGAAAAGAAAGGATGTGTAAATCCAAATTGTGCAATACTACAAGGAGGAGAAGTAGCACATGTGCATGGACCAAATTGTAACCATACTATAGAAAAGAAAATTATTGATATAAAAATTGATAAGCAGAAAGGTGATGATGGTTTGGTTAAAGCTCTAGTTGTTGTTAAATCAAATATCGATGGTAAAGAAGTTGTTGAAGAAAAAGTATTTGAAGGTAGCGAATTAGAAGTAGATGCAAAAATTGCAGCATTAAAAGAATAA
- a CDS encoding inorganic diphosphatase — MTADKVTTFDVLIEIPKGSRNKYEYDFDLKKIRYDRMLFSSMMYPADYGFIPETLALDGDPLDVLVLVTEPTFPGCVMEVKPIGVFHMADDKGPDEKVICVPVSDPIWNKLNDLGDMNSHLLKEIEHFFQVYKDLENKQVDVEGWGDINEAKEIYIKCKQRFDQIENRPEGLFSIK; from the coding sequence ATGACAGCAGATAAAGTTACTACATTTGATGTACTTATTGAGATTCCAAAAGGAAGTAGAAACAAATATGAATATGATTTTGATTTAAAAAAAATCCGTTACGATAGAATGTTGTTTTCATCTATGATGTATCCAGCAGATTACGGATTTATACCTGAAACACTTGCTCTTGATGGTGACCCATTAGATGTTTTAGTTTTGGTTACAGAACCAACTTTTCCTGGTTGTGTAATGGAAGTAAAACCTATTGGTGTTTTTCATATGGCAGACGATAAAGGTCCAGATGAAAAAGTGATTTGTGTACCAGTTTCAGATCCTATTTGGAATAAATTAAATGATTTAGGAGATATGAACTCTCATTTATTAAAAGAGATTGAGCATTTTTTCCAAGTATATAAAGATTTAGAAAATAAACAAGTTGATGTTGAAGGTTGGGGAGATATAAATGAAGCGAAAGAAATTTATATTAAATGTAAACAACGTTTTGATCAAATAGAAAATAGACCAGAAGGATTATTTAGTATTAAGTAA
- a CDS encoding DNA-3-methyladenine glycosylase family protein encodes MDKAIEYLIAIDPVIDQLYNKYKKPYISTRPEGFETLCKLILEQQVSLASAKACYLRLKLFLGEITPTTISKASSEDLNANSVSRQKVIYLKALSNAILEKEIDLQTLSLKSSDEVRKELIKIKGIGNWTIDVYLMFSLHKENVIPLGDIAIKNTIKELYSCSSDEQILEVSNKWKPYRTMASFFLWHYYLEKRNRKPLVY; translated from the coding sequence ATGGATAAAGCAATTGAATATTTAATAGCAATTGATCCTGTAATTGATCAATTGTATAATAAATATAAAAAACCATACATTTCAACTAGACCTGAAGGATTTGAAACTTTGTGTAAATTGATTCTGGAACAGCAAGTTTCTTTGGCGTCAGCAAAAGCATGTTATTTAAGATTGAAATTGTTTCTTGGAGAAATAACTCCAACAACAATTAGTAAAGCTTCTAGTGAAGACTTGAATGCGAATTCGGTTAGTAGACAAAAAGTAATCTATTTAAAAGCGCTTTCAAACGCAATTCTTGAAAAAGAAATCGATTTACAAACTTTATCGTTGAAATCTTCAGATGAAGTTAGAAAGGAATTAATAAAAATTAAAGGAATTGGTAATTGGACTATCGATGTCTATTTGATGTTTTCTTTACATAAAGAAAACGTTATTCCTTTAGGTGATATTGCGATAAAAAATACAATTAAAGAGTTATATAGCTGTAGTTCAGATGAGCAAATCCTTGAGGTTTCAAATAAATGGAAGCCATATAGAACAATGGCTTCGTTTTTTTTATGGCATTATTATTTAGAAAAAAGAAACAGGAAACCTTTGGTATATTAA
- a CDS encoding DUF5686 and carboxypeptidase-like regulatory domain-containing protein, with translation MEIKKIVILFFFFSFLGISQTKVGGKVVDEYNEPIPFANVIFKNSKEGVITDENGDFYFESTESYTHVIVSFMGFEKNEFLLKPGLNKNLKIVLKEGTQLKEVVIYSGKTSKKDNPALVILRKIWERKRKNGLRMFDQYQYDKYEKVEFDMNTIDSTFMNNKIFKGMEFVFNNMDTSKITGKSFLPIFINEGLSEVYGDNVAKREKEILKATKNSGFGDGDGVNTFIKDLYAEYDIYDNYLKFFDKNFVSPLSRTGINVYNYVLSDSMYIDNKWCYNIVYYPRRKNELTFKGDFWVNDSTFAIKKINLEASKSANINWVKEIYIEQEFDVLNDSVFLLKRDYMMSDFSFSKKEESKGVYGKRTSIFRNHKFNIPKEDKFYREEVNFYDNSVFNRPDDFWNENRFERLNNNELGIYKMLDTLQTVPKFKRIYNLASILGSGYIQIGNFDYGPIFSTFGFNDVEGQRIRVGGRTYYGPNDKWRIQGYTAYGFKDDKVKYGISGRWMVNPKNRLILSLGNRRDVEQIGVSLTTSNDVLGRSFASSALFAGGVNNQLTNISLTNIGAEIEFVKNFTFQTNLSYRTLKSASNDFSLDYYEDLTQTKVKSEVKQSEINFQLEYTPNRKTVGYGVERMEVDNNYARLFLSYSQGLKGVLDSDFDYQKLQFYYRQPVLVGGFGRLFTTFETGKIFGTVPLGLMGIVPGNQSYFIIENTYNLLDYYDFVADEYASLHFEHHFNGRLFSRIPLLRKLNLREIIGVKGVYGRVSDNNIMINASGLNYIAPDDLYWEYHAGVGNIFKVLRIDFAWRGNYLDMPNARKFGVKASFGFYF, from the coding sequence ATGGAAATTAAAAAAATTGTCATTTTGTTCTTCTTTTTCTCTTTTTTAGGGATATCGCAGACAAAAGTTGGTGGAAAAGTGGTAGACGAGTATAATGAGCCAATACCATTTGCGAATGTCATTTTTAAAAACTCTAAAGAAGGAGTGATTACAGATGAGAATGGAGATTTCTATTTTGAATCTACAGAAAGCTATACTCATGTAATAGTTTCGTTTATGGGGTTTGAAAAAAACGAATTTCTATTGAAACCAGGGTTAAATAAGAATCTTAAAATTGTTCTAAAGGAAGGAACTCAGTTGAAGGAGGTTGTTATTTATTCAGGTAAGACTTCGAAGAAAGACAATCCAGCTTTAGTGATATTACGAAAAATTTGGGAAAGAAAGAGAAAGAACGGTCTTAGGATGTTTGATCAATATCAATATGATAAATATGAAAAGGTTGAATTCGACATGAATACAATCGATAGTACCTTTATGAATAATAAAATATTCAAAGGCATGGAATTTGTTTTTAATAATATGGATACTTCTAAGATTACAGGAAAATCATTTTTACCTATTTTTATTAATGAAGGACTAAGTGAGGTGTATGGTGATAATGTTGCGAAAAGAGAAAAGGAAATTCTAAAAGCAACTAAGAATTCTGGTTTTGGAGATGGAGATGGAGTGAATACATTTATTAAGGATTTATATGCTGAATATGATATTTATGATAATTATCTAAAATTTTTCGATAAGAATTTTGTGAGTCCATTGTCTAGAACAGGTATCAATGTCTATAATTATGTTTTAAGTGATAGTATGTATATTGATAATAAGTGGTGTTATAATATTGTTTATTATCCGAGACGAAAGAATGAGTTAACCTTTAAAGGTGATTTTTGGGTTAATGATTCAACTTTTGCAATAAAGAAAATAAATCTTGAAGCAAGTAAAAGTGCAAATATTAACTGGGTTAAAGAAATCTATATTGAACAAGAATTTGATGTTTTGAATGATTCTGTTTTCTTGTTGAAAAGAGATTATATGATGTCGGATTTTAGTTTTTCTAAGAAAGAAGAGTCTAAAGGGGTTTATGGGAAAAGGACAAGTATCTTTAGAAATCATAAATTCAATATACCTAAAGAAGATAAGTTTTATAGAGAAGAAGTGAATTTCTATGATAATTCTGTTTTTAATAGACCTGATGATTTTTGGAATGAAAACAGATTTGAACGTCTGAATAATAATGAACTCGGGATCTATAAGATGTTGGACACTTTGCAAACGGTTCCTAAGTTTAAGAGAATATATAATTTGGCCAGTATACTTGGAAGTGGTTATATTCAGATCGGTAATTTTGATTACGGTCCAATTTTTTCAACTTTTGGATTTAATGATGTAGAAGGGCAAAGAATTAGAGTGGGAGGTAGAACTTATTATGGTCCAAATGATAAATGGAGGATTCAAGGATATACAGCTTATGGTTTTAAAGATGATAAGGTAAAATACGGAATTTCAGGTAGATGGATGGTGAATCCTAAAAATAGATTAATTCTGTCTCTTGGAAATAGAAGGGATGTTGAGCAAATTGGGGTTAGTTTAACTACTTCAAATGATGTGTTGGGTAGAAGTTTTGCTTCTTCTGCATTGTTTGCTGGTGGTGTAAATAATCAATTAACGAATATTAGTTTAACGAATATTGGAGCTGAGATAGAATTTGTTAAAAATTTCACCTTTCAAACCAATTTGTCGTATAGAACATTGAAATCAGCTTCAAACGATTTTAGTTTGGATTATTATGAAGATTTAACTCAAACTAAGGTGAAAAGTGAAGTGAAGCAATCTGAAATTAATTTCCAATTAGAATATACGCCAAATAGAAAGACAGTTGGTTACGGTGTAGAAAGAATGGAAGTTGACAACAATTATGCTAGATTGTTTCTAAGTTATAGTCAAGGACTGAAAGGAGTTTTAGATAGTGATTTTGATTATCAAAAACTACAATTCTACTATAGGCAACCAGTTTTGGTTGGTGGGTTTGGTAGATTGTTCACTACTTTTGAAACAGGAAAAATATTTGGTACAGTTCCTTTAGGTTTAATGGGTATTGTTCCAGGAAATCAATCCTATTTTATAATTGAAAACACATACAATCTTTTGGATTATTATGATTTTGTTGCAGATGAATATGCATCGCTACATTTTGAACATCATTTTAATGGAAGACTGTTTTCTAGGATTCCTTTGTTAAGAAAATTGAATCTTAGAGAGATTATAGGGGTTAAAGGGGTTTATGGTAGGGTTTCAGATAATAATATAATGATTAACGCTTCTGGGTTGAACTATATAGCTCCAGATGATCTATATTGGGAATATCACGCAGGTGTTGGTAATATATTTAAGGTGCTTAGAATTGATTTTGCTTGGAGAGGGAATTATTTAGACATGCCTAATGCTAGGAAGTTTGGAGTTAAGGCTTCATTTGGTTTTTATTTCTAA
- a CDS encoding pyruvate dehydrogenase complex E1 component subunit beta, whose protein sequence is MKTIQFREAICEAMSEEMRRDESIYLIGEEVAEYNGAYKASKGMLDEFGAKRVIDAPIAELGFAGIAVGSAMNGNRPIVEFMTFNFSLVGIDQIINNAAKMRQMSGGQFNIPIVFRGPTASAGQLAATHSQAFESWYANCPGLKVVVPSNVYDAKGLLKSAIRDNDPVIFMESEQMYGDKGEVPEGEYTLPLGVADVKREGTDVTIVSFGKIIKEAFIAADELAKEGISCEIIDLRTVRPLDYDTILASVKKTNRLVILEEAWPFASVASEITYMVQEKAFDYLDAPIQRITTADTPAPYSPALLKEWLPNASDVVKAVKKVAYK, encoded by the coding sequence ATGAAAACAATCCAATTTAGAGAAGCAATTTGTGAAGCGATGAGCGAAGAGATGCGTCGTGATGAGTCTATATATTTAATAGGTGAAGAAGTTGCAGAATACAATGGGGCTTATAAGGCATCTAAAGGTATGTTAGATGAATTTGGTGCAAAAAGAGTTATTGATGCTCCAATTGCTGAGTTAGGTTTTGCAGGTATTGCTGTTGGTTCTGCAATGAATGGAAATCGTCCAATTGTTGAATTTATGACTTTTAACTTCTCTTTAGTGGGAATAGATCAGATTATTAATAACGCAGCAAAAATGCGTCAAATGTCTGGTGGTCAATTTAATATTCCTATTGTTTTTCGTGGGCCAACAGCTTCAGCGGGTCAGCTAGCGGCTACACATTCTCAAGCTTTTGAAAGTTGGTATGCAAATTGTCCTGGTTTAAAAGTAGTTGTGCCATCAAATGTTTATGATGCTAAAGGACTTCTGAAATCGGCTATACGTGATAACGATCCAGTTATTTTTATGGAATCTGAACAAATGTATGGGGATAAAGGAGAAGTTCCAGAAGGAGAATATACTTTGCCTTTAGGTGTTGCAGATGTAAAAAGAGAAGGGACAGATGTAACTATTGTTTCTTTCGGTAAAATTATTAAAGAAGCTTTTATTGCTGCTGATGAATTGGCTAAAGAAGGTATATCTTGCGAAATTATCGATTTAAGAACAGTTAGACCTTTAGATTATGATACAATTTTAGCATCTGTTAAGAAAACGAATAGATTAGTAATATTGGAAGAGGCATGGCCTTTTGCAAGTGTTGCATCTGAGATTACATATATGGTTCAAGAAAAAGCATTTGATTATTTAGATGCACCAATTCAAAGAATCACTACAGCAGATACACCGGCTCCTTATTCTCCAGCTTTATTGAAAGAATGGTTGCCAAATGCAAGTGATGTTGTTAAGGCTGTTAAGAAAGTTGCTTATAAATAA